AACCGAATTCAGTATATACATTTATTTCTTAAAGTTCAGTATATACATTTCCCATATGGCTATACAATTGCCAAGTAATTTTTCACAACATTAAGTTATACACGTGACAAAAAAATCAATCAACTTTTCAAAAACATTCGTTTCAAATGGTTTAGTCGATTTTAGTTGTTATTAATCAGGAAGAATTTTTATTTATTTATTTATCTATATATCAAGTCAAATTATGCTTCTTTCTATTTAATACTAGTCCATATGAAGAATAGTGGACTAAGAAACGGTAACAAATAAACGTTTCAATCTAATAATATGGAAAGTGCACTGCATTGCCATAAATATTTCAACATTTAAAGAACATTCTAAGACTTTGTTTACGTTCTTAGACCCCGTACATAATCTCTCCCTATAAATGATCGTTACATTCTCTCTTTCTCATATATTTTTATTTTACTAAATCAATAGAAAATGGCAAAACCTGCAGGATCCTATTGTCTCCTCTCCTGTCTCTTTGTCTTGTTTGTGGGTTGCACCTCAGCAGCCAAAAATTATCAAGATAAACAGGTAAGTGCACAAATCATCCTTGGTTTTAATTATTGACTTATATGACAAACTATGATGATCTTTGTAGGTGTATATAGTATACATGGGAGCACTTCCTGCTCGTGTTGACTACATGCCAATGTCCCATCACACTAGTATTCTTCAAGAAGTCACCGGAGAGAGGTACGATCAATTAATATTCCATAGATTAATCCTGATTAAATTCTTGAGGTACGATCAATTAATATTCCATAGATCAATCCTGATTAAATTCTTTCCATATTAATGTTTCATTTTGTATATATATCGATCGTAACCAAAGCTCGACTAAGTTTATATTTATGGGAGTTAAAATGGGTCAAATGATCCCTACCCACCGATATATTTTTACAACATATAATATATTTGTCTGTAGTTCAATCGAAAGTCGATTGGTTAGGAATTATAAAAGAAGTTTCAACGGATTTGCGGCCTGGCTAACCGAATCCGAAAGACAGATACTAGCAAGTAAGTGTTAAAATTAATATTTAACTGGAATTTTCAAAAATATGTATTCAGATTCAAATTACTATTTGTCTCCTCTTTTTGTTTTCACAATAACTTTTTTTTTTGGGACAAAGATTTCACAATAACTATTCTAACGTTTAGTAACTAATCTTTGTGTGTATTAATTATTTTGTGAAAGTATAACGCGTCTTTGTATTCATATTCTTAGATACGGAAGACGTTGTATCCGTGTTCCCTAGCAAAACACTGAAACTTCAAACGACGGCGTCGTGGGATTTCTTGGGTCTCAAGAAAGGCAAAAGGGCAAAGCGAAACCCTAGCATTGAGAGCGATATGATCATTGGTGTCATGGACAGTGGAATCAACCCTTTATCCGACAGCTTCAGTGACAAAGGCTTTGGCCCTCCTCCTAAGAAATGGAAAGGAGTTTGCCAAGGGAGCAAACACTTCTCTTGCAACAAGTATAAAATTACTGAAATTCATCATACTATGTAAATTGTTAGATTTGTCAATATTATAGTTTGAATGTGGATGATGTGGTTGTTGTATACAGCAAGGTTATTGGTGCTAGGAACTACACACCCAGAATAAAGGGGGTTCCTCACTCAGCGATAGACAACATGGGACATGGATCACACACAGCTTCTACGGCAGCTGGAAACGCTGTTAAGGATGTGAGCTTTTACGGACTAGCCAATGGAACCGCGAGAGGTGGCGTTCCAGCCGCAAGAATAGCGGTTTACAAAGTATGTGATCCTGGTATCAAAGGGTGCACTACTGACGGAATTCTATCCGCATTTGATGATGCGATTGGGGACAACGTGGACCTCATCACCATCTCCATCGGTGACGATAAGGGTTTGCCATTCCATGAGGATACTATCGCAATTGGGGCTTTCCATGCCATGGCCAAGGGAATCCTTACAGTGAATTCCGCTGGAAACAGTGGTCCAGAACTTAGTACGGTCACAAGCGTTGCACCGTGGATATTCACCGTCGGTGCTAGTAACACGAACCGCGCTTTCGTCACTAAAGCTGTTCTTGGAGACGGCAAGACAGTTGTCGTGAGTACCAAGAAACAAACCTTTGTTGGTTTAAAACATCTCTTATCCTCTTTTAACATTGTTGCTTGTTGCAAATCAGGGAAGATCCGTAAACTCGTTTGATCTTAAGGGAACTAAGTACCCTGTAGTGTACGGTAAAACAGCTTCAAGTAACTGCGATGCTGCTTCCGCTGCGTAACTTCTTTCCCAAGAAACATTTATTCTTCATACAATTTTTGCTCTTCACATAGCGGGCTAAAATGTTAATTGTGGTTTCAGGTTCTGCTCACCAGGATGTCTAGACAGGAAACTTGTGAGCGGGAAGATTGTGCTGTGCGATTCCGGTCAATACGTGAAAGAAGCTAAATATATGGGAGCCGTAGCATCCATTGCTAGGAGCAGAAGAGAAGACACTGCCTTGGTCTTCTCTTTCCCAGTCGCTGTTCTATCCGGACCCGCCTATGACGTTGTCCTCTCGTATATTAATTCCACAAAGTAAAGCTCATCTCTTTGTTTCATTATATCATAAAAACTCTCCCTCTCAAATGCTCAATTTTTTTTTTGTTGGTTCAGAAACCCCATAGCTGCTGTTTTGAAAAGTGAGACAATCTTTAACCAGAAAGCTCCTGTCATTGCTTCCTATTCTTCTCGAGGCCCTAACCCAATCATTCCTGATATTTTGAAGGTATGTGTAGAAACTTTGATTATGTAAATAACTCATATCAGTCTTTCCCACAGTTCTGTGTCTGATTGAACCCTGAATTTGAACTGCAGCCGGATATAACAGCGCCAGGATCAGAGATCATCGCTGCTTATTCCCCTTCTGTTCCACCAAGTATTGCAGACACAAGACATCTGAAGTACTCTATTCTTAGTGGAACTTCAATGTCTTGTCCACACGTTGCTGGTGTTGCCGCCTACATCAAAACATTTCACCCTCGCTGGTCTCCGTCCATGATCCAATCCGCCATAATGACTACCGGTAAGTACACTATATTCCACTCTTTTTTTGAAAATACTCTGTTGGTTTGTCTTGGAACCATACCTTCCTTGTGTCACAAGAAATATTTAGAATACTTTGTTTTGTGGTTTCTTACAGCTTGGCCAGTGAATGCATCTACTTTGATGCCTGAGTTTGCATACGGAGCAGGCCATGTCAATCCGTTAGCCGCAGTTCATCCTGGACTGGTCTATGAAGCTAATAAATCAGACTACATCGCTTTTCTCTGCGGCTTGAAATACACGGGAAAGAACTTAAGACTTATCTCCGGTGAAAGCCGCACTTGCGCTAAAGCACAATCTAAATCTTTACCTCGAAACCTAAACT
The DNA window shown above is from Brassica oleracea var. oleracea cultivar TO1000 chromosome C3, BOL, whole genome shotgun sequence and carries:
- the LOC106330794 gene encoding cucumisin-like, whose product is MAKPAGSYCLLSCLFVLFVGCTSAAKNYQDKQVYIVYMGALPARVDYMPMSHHTSILQEVTGESSIESRLVRNYKRSFNGFAAWLTESERQILANTEDVVSVFPSKTLKLQTTASWDFLGLKKGKRAKRNPSIESDMIIGVMDSGINPLSDSFSDKGFGPPPKKWKGVCQGSKHFSCNNKVIGARNYTPRIKGVPHSAIDNMGHGSHTASTAAGNAVKDVSFYGLANGTARGGVPAARIAVYKVCDPGIKGCTTDGILSAFDDAIGDNVDLITISIGDDKGLPFHEDTIAIGAFHAMAKGILTVNSAGNSGPELSTVTSVAPWIFTVGASNTNRAFVTKAVLGDGKTVVGRSVNSFDLKGTKYPVVYGKTASSNCDAASAAFCSPGCLDRKLVSGKIVLCDSGQYVKEAKYMGAVASIARSRREDTALVFSFPVAVLSGPAYDVVLSYINSTKNPIAAVLKSETIFNQKAPVIASYSSRGPNPIIPDILKPDITAPGSEIIAAYSPSVPPSIADTRHLKYSILSGTSMSCPHVAGVAAYIKTFHPRWSPSMIQSAIMTTAWPVNASTLMPEFAYGAGHVNPLAAVHPGLVYEANKSDYIAFLCGLKYTGKNLRLISGESRTCAKAQSKSLPRNLNYPSMTAQVPATKPFKVTFRRTVTNVGTSNTTYKAKVVGSKLNVEVIPDVFSLKSMHEKKSFTVTVSGKGLGAGELVASSQLIWSDGFHFVRSPIVVYAPNW